TTAAAGACCCCAACCCAACTAAAAAGTTTTGGGAGTCTTGAACCCTTTTCCCAAAAGGGTTCGAGCCGCCGGAGGCATACTAACCCTATACTATAAAGTTAAACCCCATGACTGCCATATTTCGGCGCGCCATGTGGTGAAGGCTTCTGCGAATCCTTCGAGTGGTAATTCTATTTTTTCGCCAGTTTTGCGATTCTTGGCTTCTACTATTCCGTTTTTGAGTCCTTTGCCGCCCAGTACTAGCTGCATTGGATAACCGATAAGATCTGCATCTGCGAATTTTACGCCTGGTCTTTCTTTACGTTCATCGTAAGCTACGTCTATGCCCATTTCCATGAGCTGTGCGTAAAGCTCTTCAGCTTTTTCACCTACTGCTAGGTCTTTGCCACCTAGTGAGATCAGGCAAAGTTCGAAAGGTGCTATGGCTGGTGGGAAAATGGCTCCGTTTTCATCATTGTTCTGCTCAATTGCAGAAGCCATGATGCGGGAAACTCCGATTCCGTAACAACCCATGATCATAGGTTTGCTTTTGCCGTTTTCGTCTAGGAATGTTGCATCCATTGCTTTGGAGTACTTTTCGCCGAGCTTGAAAACATGCCCGACTTCTATTCCTTTGGTGAATTCGATTTTGCCACCACAGTCGGGGCAAGGATCGCTTTCGGTGATGACGCGAAGATCTGCGAACTGTTCGATTTTGCAATCGCGGCTTAAGGAAACATGCTTGATGTGTGCATCTGCTTTGTTTGCGCCAGCTACCCAGTCGGTTGCTCCGCAAAGCTCATGGTCAGCGAAAACGCGTTTGACGCCAAGCCCTACTGGTCCGGCAAATCCTACTGGAGCGCCGGTCCATTCTTTGACCTGATCTTCAGTCGCTAATTCGATTTCGTTACCACCGATTAAGTTTCTGAGCTTAACATCATTGATTTCACGGTCACCGCGAACTAGCGCGGCTACAGGTTCGCCATCAACATTGAAGAGCAATGTTTTAATGAGCTTATCTGCTGAAATTTCTAGGAAAGCACAGACTTCTTCAACTGTGTGCTTAGCGGGTGTTGCAACTTCTTCGATTGCAGCGCATTCGTCTTTGCACTCAGTTTTTGGTGCGCTAACTTTGGCTTTTTCGAGGTTAGCCGCGTATTCACATTTGTCATCGAGACAGACAGCAATTGTATCTTCGCCAGTGTCGGCTAGAACATGGAATTCGTGTGAAAAGTCGCCACCGATTGCACCTGAATCAGCTTGAACTGGACGGAAACGAAGTCCTATGCGGGAGAATATCTTTTTGTATGCTTCGAACATCAAGCCGTAAGAAGCTTCTGCCCCAGCTTCATCCTTATCAAAGGAGTAAGCGTCTTTCATGACAAATTCACGACCACGCATCAGACCGAAACGGGGACGAATTTCGTCACGGAATTTGGTCTGAATCTGGTACAAGTTGAGCGGAAGCTGTTTATAAGATTTAACTTCACCGCGAACTAGATCAGTAACAACTTCTTCGTGTGTCGGTCCGAGGCAGTAGTCACGGCCATGACGATCGTTAACTCTTAAAAGTTCTTTACCGTAGAAATCCCAACGGCCAGTTTCTCTCCAGAGATCACCGGGCTGAACCATGGGCATGAGCACTTCAAGAGCGTATGCACGGTTCATTTCTTCACGGACAATATTTGCTACCTTGTTCAAGGATTTGAGTCCGAGTGGAAGGTAGTTATAAATTCCGCTGGTCACCTTACGGATCATTCCAGCACGCATGAGCAATTTATGTGAAACAACTTCCGCGTCGGAAGGGTCTTCTTTCAATGTAGGTATGTAAAAACGGCTTAAAAGCATTTATTTTCCTTTTTTTTCTTCCAAAAATAATTCTATCTCTTTCATAAATTCGGGCAGCAAATTTTCATCGCCATGAACTTTGCGAACAACTTCACCTTTGCGGAAAATGATCCCGAGATCGCGACCACCGGCAATGCCGATATCAGCTTCACGAGCCTCACCCGGACCATTCACAACGCACCCCATCACGGCCACAGTGAATACATCCTGAACTCCGCGCAATTTATCTTCCACCTGCTGAGCAAGCTCAATCAGTTCAATCTCAGTTCTTCCACAA
This window of the Maridesulfovibrio frigidus DSM 17176 genome carries:
- a CDS encoding proline--tRNA ligase, with the translated sequence MLLSRFYIPTLKEDPSDAEVVSHKLLMRAGMIRKVTSGIYNYLPLGLKSLNKVANIVREEMNRAYALEVLMPMVQPGDLWRETGRWDFYGKELLRVNDRHGRDYCLGPTHEEVVTDLVRGEVKSYKQLPLNLYQIQTKFRDEIRPRFGLMRGREFVMKDAYSFDKDEAGAEASYGLMFEAYKKIFSRIGLRFRPVQADSGAIGGDFSHEFHVLADTGEDTIAVCLDDKCEYAANLEKAKVSAPKTECKDECAAIEEVATPAKHTVEEVCAFLEISADKLIKTLLFNVDGEPVAALVRGDREINDVKLRNLIGGNEIELATEDQVKEWTGAPVGFAGPVGLGVKRVFADHELCGATDWVAGANKADAHIKHVSLSRDCKIEQFADLRVITESDPCPDCGGKIEFTKGIEVGHVFKLGEKYSKAMDATFLDENGKSKPMIMGCYGIGVSRIMASAIEQNNDENGAIFPPAIAPFELCLISLGGKDLAVGEKAEELYAQLMEMGIDVAYDERKERPGVKFADADLIGYPMQLVLGGKGLKNGIVEAKNRKTGEKIELPLEGFAEAFTTWRAEIWQSWGLTL